One part of the Mariniblastus fucicola genome encodes these proteins:
- a CDS encoding PEP-CTERM sorting domain-containing protein (PEP-CTERM proteins occur, often in large numbers, in the proteomes of bacteria that also encode an exosortase, a predicted intramembrane cysteine proteinase. The presence of a PEP-CTERM domain at a protein's C-terminus predicts cleavage within the sorting domain, followed by covalent anchoring to some some component of the (usually Gram-negative) cell surface. Many PEP-CTERM proteins exhibit an unusual sequence composition that includes large numbers of potential glycosylation sites. Expression of one such protein has been shown restore the ability of a bacterium to form floc, a type of biofilm.) codes for MLRPLTCFAASLTIALISLSTANADDVVAFWGWTNDYDFSATAPTKMDFAGDVDNTVAGDANLQIFLGDAANFDHNGGGGFVSYTSAASGITYDPTRTAKWDDLKGGGDDFDIGGNSSFMVDKNDGAGALADDFGNDALMYLTIDGSGYQDFQFRFDIESTPGDLAESFDVFYRVGGNGTWFRDTAQNNIPLSYMDYPTADPENQFADSGFISLNSMLNNQSQIEIIVSDFAEFGNSELEIDNFEITAVAVPEPTSGVLLIVLATAGLVQRRRK; via the coding sequence TTTCTACTGCCAACGCTGACGATGTTGTCGCGTTTTGGGGCTGGACGAACGACTACGACTTCTCTGCCACGGCTCCTACGAAAATGGATTTCGCGGGAGACGTTGACAATACTGTCGCCGGTGACGCGAACCTCCAAATTTTTCTGGGCGATGCTGCAAACTTCGACCACAACGGCGGCGGCGGATTCGTTTCTTACACTTCGGCAGCCAGCGGCATCACCTACGATCCGACACGCACAGCGAAATGGGATGACCTCAAGGGCGGCGGCGATGATTTCGACATCGGCGGCAACTCAAGCTTCATGGTCGACAAGAACGATGGTGCCGGAGCGTTGGCAGATGATTTCGGAAACGACGCGTTGATGTATTTGACGATTGACGGTTCGGGATACCAGGACTTTCAGTTCCGCTTTGATATTGAATCAACGCCTGGAGATTTGGCTGAGTCATTCGATGTTTTCTATCGTGTTGGTGGCAACGGCACCTGGTTCCGCGACACTGCCCAGAACAACATCCCGCTGTCGTACATGGACTACCCAACGGCTGACCCCGAGAATCAGTTTGCTGACTCTGGCTTCATTAGTCTCAACTCGATGCTCAACAACCAATCTCAAATCGAAATCATCGTTTCAGATTTTGCAGAATTCGGTAACAGCGAACTTGAGATCGACAACTTCGAAATCACCGCGGTTGCCGTTCCTGAGCCAACGTCGGGCGTCTTGCTGATCGTTCTGGCAACAGCCGGTCTGGTACAGCGTCGACGCAAATAG
- a CDS encoding queuosine precursor transporter, translating into MSSELHPIEASALHARRERVFLVLAGIFLGSLALLNVLGISRFIVLASLSWPDGGGGPELTWGRWGQISFALAVGVLPYPITFLCTDLISEFYGRKRANWLVIVGLLLNIWVVFVLWLGAALPQQPEFDENGVPKVEVVAVETESGVQYEAKIPDDYAFYRIKQMAYGAVVASMIAYLMAQFCDVWLFHFWKRLTNGKHLWLRNNGSTIISQLVDTVAVILISQFYARSLPPPAEGSTLAQHLFMLIATGYLFKIAAALMDTIPFYVAVHWLKGYLEFDPLAEEGLAKK; encoded by the coding sequence ATGTCATCAGAACTTCATCCCATCGAAGCTTCGGCACTCCACGCCCGTCGCGAACGCGTTTTCCTGGTGCTGGCGGGGATTTTTCTTGGTTCGCTGGCGTTGCTGAACGTGCTTGGCATCAGCCGATTTATCGTGCTGGCCAGCCTTTCGTGGCCTGACGGCGGAGGCGGGCCAGAGTTGACGTGGGGACGTTGGGGGCAGATCAGTTTCGCCCTCGCGGTGGGTGTACTGCCCTACCCGATTACGTTTCTTTGTACGGATTTGATCAGCGAGTTCTACGGACGAAAGCGAGCCAACTGGTTGGTGATCGTCGGGTTGCTGTTGAACATTTGGGTCGTGTTTGTCCTGTGGCTTGGGGCCGCGCTACCACAGCAACCAGAGTTCGACGAAAACGGCGTGCCCAAAGTCGAGGTCGTCGCCGTGGAAACCGAATCCGGTGTTCAGTACGAAGCCAAAATTCCCGACGACTATGCTTTCTATCGAATTAAGCAAATGGCTTACGGCGCGGTCGTTGCTTCGATGATCGCGTATTTGATGGCGCAGTTTTGCGACGTTTGGCTGTTCCACTTTTGGAAGCGACTGACCAATGGGAAACACCTGTGGTTGAGAAACAACGGCTCGACGATTATCAGCCAACTGGTTGATACCGTCGCCGTAATTTTGATCTCCCAGTTTTATGCTCGTTCGCTTCCGCCTCCCGCCGAAGGCTCAACGTTAGCCCAGCATTTGTTCATGCTGATCGCGACCGGTTATCTGTTTAAGATCGCCGCAGCTTTGATGGATACAATTCCGTTCTACGTGGCTGTTCACTGGCTCAAGGGGTACTTGGAGTTTGATCCGCTGGCTGAAGAGGGCCTGGCGAAAAAGTAA
- a CDS encoding formyltetrahydrofolate deformylase, which translates to MLRSACLLFQCNDRVGIIAELVTFFRDSNVSISRFEEYTDNQYFFARLEWKGDHPWDDASDFEAAFSGVADSFESASFRVHFFDKPQKLGLFSSKEPHTLIEAINRCEAGEYPNTEICFLISNSAEIQRYAQRHDIPFHFVKTWKDPKRHEPAQMELIQQHKPDLIGLARYMKILSAEFIENAGCPIVNIHHSFLPSFIGAKPYELAYERGVKLIGATSHYVIPELDQGPIIEQDVIRVEPGDSVDHMKKIGRDVEKRVFATALEKALWHKTITYDNKTIVFN; encoded by the coding sequence ATGTTACGCTCAGCCTGCCTACTTTTTCAATGCAACGATCGGGTCGGAATCATCGCCGAACTGGTAACCTTCTTTCGAGACAGCAACGTCTCCATTTCCCGTTTCGAAGAGTACACGGACAACCAGTATTTTTTCGCAAGGCTTGAATGGAAAGGCGACCATCCATGGGACGACGCGAGCGATTTCGAAGCAGCATTTTCAGGTGTCGCAGACAGCTTTGAGTCAGCAAGTTTCCGCGTTCACTTTTTCGACAAACCGCAAAAGCTTGGTCTGTTTTCTTCGAAAGAACCGCACACGCTGATCGAAGCCATCAATCGCTGCGAGGCGGGCGAATACCCCAACACGGAAATCTGTTTTCTGATTTCCAATTCGGCTGAAATTCAACGCTACGCGCAGCGGCACGATATTCCATTTCACTTCGTGAAGACCTGGAAAGATCCAAAGCGCCACGAACCGGCTCAGATGGAACTGATCCAGCAGCACAAGCCTGATCTGATCGGATTGGCCCGCTACATGAAAATTCTGTCTGCCGAGTTTATTGAAAACGCTGGCTGTCCGATCGTCAACATTCACCATTCATTCTTGCCCAGCTTCATCGGAGCAAAGCCCTACGAGTTGGCTTACGAGCGGGGCGTCAAACTGATCGGAGCGACCTCGCACTACGTGATCCCTGAACTTGATCAGGGCCCGATCATTGAACAGGATGTGATTCGCGTCGAACCCGGCGATTCGGTAGATCACATGAAGAAAATTGGACGCGACGTGGAGAAACGTGTCTTTGCGACGGCGTTGGAAAAAGCACTTTGGCACAAAACCATCACCTACGACAACAAAACGATTGTGTTCAACTAA
- a CDS encoding rhomboid family intramembrane serine protease: MLFVIPTATDAPSYHFPFATIGMIALNTIVLVLQLAFPEAAEFFILRHAILNPITWFSSCCMHADFCHLLGNMVGLAICGWIIEGKVGWWKFILIYFAIGVSANAFEHAMMFWVSNGGSLGASGVIFGMLAIIMIWAPENEITFSYGGLLLFYPVAGSFSVTVMGFCFYMIGVEFLIAWFSFFEMSSALLHLMGVVPGALIGYFMVKQRLVDCEGYDLMSVQSGNSGKRVLTIAQEREVIQARKRARAEARSQEQHGLERAAAYVAEGHHEFAWKRFEMLRRKNASLVMSEAQLVAIINGLNSDASTRPKAIDVMRFYLKHYSNFRVPITINLARHTLSSLDRPRECIRIMRTIDGEQIAGKHLKAAEAVLKKAREKIAQGAIDFV, from the coding sequence ATGCTTTTCGTCATTCCGACCGCAACGGATGCTCCAAGTTATCATTTTCCGTTTGCAACCATCGGAATGATCGCGCTCAACACGATCGTCCTTGTGCTTCAGCTCGCGTTTCCCGAAGCGGCTGAGTTCTTCATCTTGCGGCATGCAATCCTCAATCCAATCACATGGTTTTCATCATGCTGCATGCACGCCGACTTTTGCCATCTGCTGGGCAACATGGTTGGCCTTGCGATTTGCGGATGGATTATCGAGGGCAAAGTCGGATGGTGGAAATTCATATTGATCTACTTTGCAATCGGGGTCTCCGCCAACGCCTTCGAACACGCCATGATGTTCTGGGTTTCAAACGGCGGATCATTGGGAGCCAGTGGAGTCATCTTCGGGATGCTGGCGATCATCATGATCTGGGCCCCGGAGAACGAAATCACATTCAGTTACGGAGGTTTGCTGCTCTTCTATCCGGTGGCCGGATCCTTCTCCGTGACAGTGATGGGGTTTTGCTTCTACATGATCGGAGTTGAATTTCTGATTGCGTGGTTCTCGTTCTTCGAAATGTCATCGGCGTTGCTGCACCTGATGGGCGTTGTGCCGGGAGCCCTTATCGGATATTTCATGGTGAAGCAGCGTCTGGTGGATTGCGAAGGATATGACCTGATGTCCGTCCAGTCCGGAAATAGTGGCAAGCGGGTGCTGACCATTGCGCAGGAGCGTGAAGTAATTCAGGCGCGAAAGCGTGCTCGCGCCGAAGCACGATCCCAGGAGCAGCATGGTCTGGAGCGAGCCGCTGCTTACGTCGCCGAAGGGCACCATGAATTCGCGTGGAAACGATTTGAGATGTTGCGACGAAAGAATGCTTCGCTGGTGATGTCAGAAGCCCAGCTGGTCGCCATCATCAACGGGTTGAACTCGGACGCATCGACACGGCCAAAAGCGATCGATGTAATGCGGTTTTACCTGAAACACTATTCGAATTTCCGCGTTCCGATCACGATAAATTTGGCCCGACATACTTTGTCCAGTCTCGACCGACCACGCGAGTGTATCCGGATAATGCGAACGATCGATGGTGAACAAATCGCGGGTAAGCATTTGAAAGCAGCCGAAGCGGTGCTCAAAAAAGCACGTGAGAAAATTGCTCAGGGAGCCATCGACTTTGTTTAG
- a CDS encoding thioredoxin family protein produces the protein MKRIICIVALMLVSAASILSVGCSQKSEPQVAKKKMHRTVLRRPPEFSQSTVVVEKSIHRNGKTGSAKSVPAKKVLDEAIEVAKSADKKLFIQFDASWCTWCEKLESFLEQNRPLFENDFHFVKIDTERMAGGAKLFEEFLNGRECGLPCIVILDGDGNEIASSHGRDGKNIGCPFESHEISHFVEMIKNSSDMSQSQLREVGVAMEEYVKTLQDWTLLKPPANESKIQASGPRTWPKNSPLFPRMGLESQKN, from the coding sequence ATGAAACGAATTATCTGCATTGTTGCCTTGATGCTGGTTTCAGCAGCCTCCATTCTGTCGGTCGGCTGTTCTCAGAAATCCGAGCCTCAAGTCGCGAAGAAAAAAATGCATCGGACTGTTTTACGTCGCCCACCAGAATTCTCCCAGTCCACTGTTGTTGTGGAAAAGTCAATTCACCGAAATGGTAAAACTGGCAGTGCCAAAAGTGTTCCTGCGAAGAAAGTTTTGGACGAGGCGATTGAGGTGGCGAAGTCAGCCGACAAGAAACTGTTTATTCAGTTTGATGCTTCGTGGTGCACCTGGTGCGAAAAACTTGAGAGTTTTCTTGAACAGAATCGCCCGTTGTTTGAAAACGATTTTCATTTTGTAAAAATTGACACCGAGAGAATGGCCGGGGGAGCGAAACTTTTTGAAGAGTTTCTGAACGGTCGAGAATGTGGATTGCCTTGTATCGTGATCCTCGACGGCGACGGTAATGAGATTGCCTCTTCCCATGGTCGCGACGGAAAGAATATTGGCTGTCCATTTGAGTCGCACGAGATTTCTCACTTTGTGGAGATGATAAAAAATTCTTCTGATATGTCTCAGTCGCAGCTCAGGGAAGTCGGAGTTGCCATGGAAGAGTACGTGAAAACACTGCAAGACTGGACGCTGTTAAAGCCACCTGCGAACGAGTCCAAAATTCAGGCCAGTGGGCCGCGAACATGGCCCAAGAACTCGCCACTTTTTCCTCGAATGGGCTTGGAATCGCAAAAAAACTGA
- a CDS encoding Kelch repeat-containing protein gives MQHLQTFITYVAVTVLLTATQTYAQEISSWQILETVGQPTARHEAAMVSYKGKLFLIGGRRINPVDVYDPATNTWTEKSKTPIELHHFQAVVHGDAIYLIGAMTGGWPRETPLEKVVVYYPELDQFKFVHSIPESRRRGGAGAVVYKDKIYIVGGITNGHWDGSRPWLDVYDPVTGAWTPKADAPHARDHFSAVVIGDKLYAAAGRTTSQKTGQGFDLTVAHCDVYDLKKQEWLSNDSPEIPTQRAGNMAIAIDGDLVVGGGESVAHVKAHDEVEVYSPETKTWSRLPNLNRGRHGSAFAIIDNYLYTASGCGNRGGKPELTSLERLKLPAGHNNGSPTKKLHTKTLSFIGPQTAEDDDDNPFTNFRLNVIFKHAASDRTFEVRGFYAADGDAANTSATTGNVWQARFTPDRSGDWTYQATLRHGTDVAIDDEPNSGTEIELDNAAGRFTVTNTTSDDVDFRNQPGRIVAKDGYFVFEGSDKRWLKGGTDSPENLLAFVDFDGTFRMQASDRDGEASTDEKIHRYESHLVDWKQGDPTWGQSGAKGKAIIGAFNYLASEGVNSAYFLTLNINGDGKDVWPYLKPDDFERFDCSKLDQWEIVFEHMQSRGIMLHVQTQETENETMLDNGDTGRLRKLYYRELIARFAHHPALVWNLGEENGPAEWTPVGQTPEQRIAMADYIKASDPYKHPILMHTHADSHSKDELLTPLLSAKSIDGLSFQVDQPESVHSELQKWIARSTKVGHRWMITMDETGPWMHGAVPDSEGGEHDGLRRNVLWGSLMGGAAGVEWYFGAKHPHNDLTSEDWRQRKRIWELTRIARTFFETHLRWWEMKPSDDLLSSKDGYCLSKPGEVYVVYLPVAGENRSLDLGKETGQWSVAWFNPRKGGNLTPGTIAIQEASSSFELGLPPDSGFEPGDDCVALVRKK, from the coding sequence ATGCAACACTTACAGACGTTCATAACCTACGTCGCAGTTACCGTCCTGCTGACAGCAACGCAAACTTACGCACAAGAAATTTCAAGTTGGCAAATTCTTGAAACCGTTGGTCAACCAACCGCGCGACATGAAGCCGCCATGGTTTCATATAAAGGCAAACTTTTTCTGATTGGTGGTCGTCGTATCAATCCGGTCGACGTCTATGATCCGGCAACCAATACGTGGACTGAAAAATCGAAGACTCCTATTGAGTTACATCACTTCCAGGCCGTAGTCCATGGCGATGCGATCTATCTGATCGGTGCCATGACTGGAGGCTGGCCGCGAGAAACGCCGCTGGAGAAAGTCGTCGTCTATTATCCGGAGTTGGACCAGTTCAAGTTCGTGCACAGCATTCCGGAATCGAGGCGACGTGGAGGTGCCGGAGCAGTCGTCTACAAGGACAAGATTTACATCGTTGGCGGAATCACCAATGGGCACTGGGACGGCTCAAGACCGTGGCTTGATGTGTACGATCCTGTGACCGGAGCGTGGACCCCGAAAGCGGACGCGCCGCATGCACGTGATCACTTTTCTGCTGTCGTTATCGGCGACAAACTTTACGCCGCTGCAGGTCGCACGACTTCGCAAAAGACCGGCCAAGGTTTCGACCTGACGGTTGCTCACTGCGATGTGTATGACCTTAAGAAGCAAGAATGGCTTTCCAACGACAGCCCGGAAATCCCGACGCAACGAGCTGGAAACATGGCGATCGCAATCGATGGCGATCTCGTAGTCGGTGGCGGTGAGAGCGTGGCACACGTCAAAGCTCATGACGAAGTCGAAGTTTACTCGCCAGAGACAAAGACCTGGTCTCGACTTCCGAATCTCAATCGTGGTCGGCACGGTTCGGCATTCGCGATCATCGACAACTATCTTTACACGGCGTCGGGATGCGGCAACCGCGGGGGCAAGCCAGAGCTTACTTCTCTGGAGCGACTTAAACTTCCAGCGGGACACAATAATGGTTCGCCAACGAAAAAGCTGCACACCAAAACACTTTCCTTCATCGGCCCGCAGACCGCGGAGGATGACGACGATAATCCCTTCACGAATTTTCGATTGAATGTCATCTTCAAGCACGCGGCCTCTGACCGCACATTCGAAGTTCGTGGTTTCTATGCTGCTGATGGCGATGCAGCAAACACTTCCGCGACTACGGGGAATGTCTGGCAAGCCCGATTCACGCCCGACCGTTCAGGTGACTGGACGTATCAGGCAACACTTCGACACGGAACCGACGTGGCGATCGATGACGAACCGAATTCAGGCACAGAAATTGAACTGGATAATGCTGCGGGCCGGTTCACTGTGACAAACACAACTTCCGACGACGTTGATTTTCGAAACCAGCCTGGCCGCATCGTCGCGAAGGATGGCTACTTCGTTTTCGAGGGCAGCGACAAGCGTTGGCTCAAAGGTGGAACCGACAGTCCGGAAAATCTGCTGGCCTTTGTTGATTTCGACGGGACGTTTCGAATGCAAGCCAGTGATCGGGACGGAGAAGCGAGCACCGATGAGAAGATCCATCGATACGAGTCTCATTTGGTGGACTGGAAACAGGGAGATCCGACTTGGGGACAGTCCGGAGCCAAAGGCAAGGCGATCATCGGCGCATTTAACTACCTCGCCTCCGAAGGCGTCAACTCGGCTTACTTTCTGACGCTCAACATCAATGGCGACGGCAAAGACGTTTGGCCTTATCTGAAGCCCGACGACTTTGAACGCTTTGATTGCAGCAAGTTGGACCAGTGGGAGATCGTCTTTGAACATATGCAGAGCAGAGGCATCATGTTGCATGTGCAGACGCAGGAAACCGAGAATGAAACGATGCTCGACAACGGCGATACGGGGCGTTTGCGAAAGCTGTACTATCGCGAACTGATTGCGAGATTCGCTCATCACCCGGCGCTGGTTTGGAACCTTGGTGAAGAGAATGGTCCCGCCGAATGGACGCCCGTTGGGCAAACTCCTGAGCAGCGAATCGCGATGGCAGACTACATCAAGGCTTCCGATCCGTACAAGCATCCAATTCTGATGCATACTCATGCGGACTCGCACAGCAAAGACGAACTGTTGACTCCGTTGCTAAGCGCGAAATCGATTGACGGGCTTTCATTTCAAGTCGACCAACCTGAATCGGTGCACAGTGAGTTGCAGAAGTGGATTGCTCGTTCGACAAAAGTCGGACATCGCTGGATGATCACGATGGATGAAACAGGACCGTGGATGCACGGCGCGGTTCCGGATTCTGAAGGCGGAGAGCACGACGGTCTGCGCCGCAATGTGCTGTGGGGAAGTCTGATGGGTGGAGCCGCGGGAGTCGAATGGTATTTCGGCGCCAAGCATCCGCACAATGATCTGACCAGCGAAGATTGGCGCCAGCGCAAACGGATCTGGGAACTGACCAGGATCGCCAGAACGTTTTTCGAAACCCATCTTCGGTGGTGGGAAATGAAACCATCGGATGATTTGCTGTCGTCGAAGGATGGCTACTGTCTGTCAAAGCCTGGCGAGGTCTACGTGGTCTACTTGCCAGTTGCCGGCGAAAACAGATCGCTGGACCTGGGAAAAGAAACGGGGCAGTGGAGCGTTGCCTGGTTCAATCCTCGAAAGGGAGGCAACCTGACGCCTGGTACGATTGCAATCCAGGAAGCGTCGAGCTCCTTCGAATTGGGACTGCCACCGGATTCAGGTTTCGAGCCTGGTGATGACTGCGTGGCGCTGGTCCGAAAAAAGTGA
- a CDS encoding EF-hand domain-containing protein, translated as MKTFRIAAVLILCGLGCFISQSQAQENGQCERGSRGQRGNSTANSRGGFATQSGETTGTTASEGLGPEEVAQRMIANFDTDGDGALNLQELSTGMAALQQSMLQRRSEQNQASRRQNRGDSLQDTQTTAARTAGGSAAYRRGTSARRGR; from the coding sequence ATGAAAACATTTCGAATTGCGGCAGTACTGATTCTTTGCGGTTTAGGCTGTTTTATCAGTCAGTCGCAGGCGCAGGAAAATGGACAGTGCGAGCGTGGCTCTCGCGGCCAACGGGGCAACTCGACAGCGAATTCTCGTGGTGGATTTGCAACGCAAAGCGGTGAGACCACGGGGACGACTGCCTCCGAAGGTCTGGGGCCGGAAGAAGTGGCCCAACGGATGATCGCCAACTTCGACACCGACGGAGATGGAGCGCTAAACCTGCAAGAGCTTTCGACTGGAATGGCCGCCTTGCAACAATCGATGCTGCAGCGAAGAAGCGAACAGAACCAGGCTTCGCGACGACAAAACCGAGGTGACTCATTGCAGGACACACAGACAACGGCGGCACGAACTGCCGGAGGAAGCGCTGCCTACCGGCGAGGGACCAGTGCACGTAGAGGCCGCTGA
- a CDS encoding DUF3592 domain-containing protein: MSVKPVSTQDSKANGRGCLVLFGSVFVILGLVLAWFIAISPIVKAASSSDWVETPCTINVSKVDVDRGDDSTTYRPRVEFSYVFDGQEFSSETYDFTSLNRAKSRCQEIVDANPVGMQTSCFVDPNDPESSVIARDYDFSWFGLLFPLFFSGVGLAFVLSALFYMKGNSNSVSGSAKRPSSNAVHSLALTAGSSDPSSASSQLHPGDAEDQMWDQPQQLEPTQTRLSKFLLTLFLALFWNGIISVFVFAILNDGFQGLSIFPILFLIPFVIVGLVLLGAVFYMFAALFNPGVELALTTGAVRRGNSVDVAWQLSGRTSAIRTLEVKVEGQESATYQRGTDTITDTNVFCAIPIIETADPGDIQFGSRSVTIPADTMHTFTADRNKISWRIVVSGEIPYWPDIEETFEFRVKP, from the coding sequence ATGAGTGTTAAACCAGTTTCAACTCAGGACTCGAAAGCCAACGGCAGAGGGTGCCTTGTACTGTTCGGTTCCGTTTTCGTTATTCTCGGGCTGGTTCTGGCCTGGTTCATCGCAATCAGCCCGATTGTCAAAGCAGCAAGCTCAAGCGATTGGGTTGAAACTCCTTGCACGATCAACGTCAGCAAGGTCGACGTTGATCGCGGCGACGACAGCACAACCTATCGGCCTCGAGTTGAATTCAGCTATGTCTTTGATGGTCAAGAATTTAGCTCTGAGACCTACGATTTCACGTCATTGAATCGAGCCAAATCTCGTTGTCAAGAAATTGTTGACGCGAACCCGGTTGGAATGCAAACATCCTGTTTCGTCGATCCGAATGATCCAGAAAGCTCCGTGATCGCGCGGGACTACGATTTTTCATGGTTTGGGCTGCTGTTTCCCCTGTTCTTTTCGGGCGTCGGATTGGCGTTCGTGTTGTCCGCCCTGTTCTACATGAAGGGCAATTCGAATTCGGTCTCCGGTTCCGCCAAACGTCCTTCCAGCAACGCGGTTCATTCCTTGGCCCTCACCGCGGGCTCGAGCGATCCGTCGTCCGCGTCGTCACAGCTTCACCCTGGCGACGCCGAAGACCAAATGTGGGACCAGCCACAACAGCTTGAACCGACGCAAACACGACTGTCAAAGTTCTTGCTTACCTTGTTTCTGGCGTTGTTCTGGAATGGCATAATCAGTGTATTTGTTTTTGCCATCCTCAATGACGGGTTCCAGGGGCTCTCGATTTTCCCGATCCTGTTCCTGATTCCTTTCGTGATTGTCGGGCTCGTTTTGTTGGGTGCCGTTTTTTACATGTTTGCTGCATTGTTTAATCCGGGCGTAGAGCTCGCGTTGACGACGGGCGCTGTCCGTCGCGGGAATTCTGTCGACGTTGCGTGGCAGCTTTCAGGCCGAACGTCGGCTATCCGAACGCTGGAGGTTAAAGTCGAGGGCCAGGAATCGGCTACGTACCAAAGAGGCACCGATACGATCACCGACACAAACGTATTTTGCGCGATCCCGATTATTGAAACAGCAGATCCGGGTGACATTCAGTTCGGAAGCCGTTCCGTCACCATTCCGGCCGATACGATGCACACGTTCACAGCAGATCGCAACAAAATTTCCTGGCGAATCGTTGTGAGCGGTGAGATTCCATATTGGCCTGACATCGAGGAAACTTTTGAGTTTCGGGTGAAACCATGA
- a CDS encoding DUF4339 domain-containing protein, translated as MSEQQWYYQLAVAIGDPKTVGPIDTGQLRALLTEGTLKRKDLVMSPQGTRSQWVYVAKHPKLCQLIDQAKAKKRIEKQAAREKEENAYREHEAMLERLAAEQRIRDSWLNSTHAIIDFENNTWTCCFCQNDVRPTSRKCQHCHEILDRADRSHYAYANAPNRWSPGIAALLSLLIPGAGQMYKGQVFNGICWFFFMPVCYLICIMTVFLTPLAMLIHVCCIVGASQGDPKVA; from the coding sequence ATGAGCGAACAGCAGTGGTACTATCAACTTGCAGTGGCAATCGGCGATCCGAAAACCGTTGGGCCAATCGATACAGGCCAGCTTAGAGCTTTGCTCACCGAAGGGACGCTGAAAAGAAAAGATTTGGTGATGAGTCCGCAAGGAACGCGATCTCAATGGGTTTATGTGGCAAAACATCCAAAGCTTTGCCAGTTGATCGATCAGGCCAAAGCAAAGAAGCGAATTGAGAAGCAGGCCGCTAGGGAAAAGGAGGAGAATGCCTACCGAGAGCATGAAGCTATGCTTGAACGTCTCGCTGCCGAACAGAGAATACGTGATTCTTGGCTAAACTCGACTCACGCGATTATTGACTTCGAAAACAATACATGGACGTGCTGTTTTTGCCAGAACGACGTGCGTCCAACGTCGAGAAAGTGTCAGCATTGCCATGAAATTCTTGATAGGGCAGATCGATCTCATTATGCATACGCCAACGCTCCCAACCGTTGGAGTCCGGGTATTGCGGCGTTGTTAAGCCTGCTGATCCCAGGTGCGGGGCAAATGTACAAAGGCCAGGTTTTCAATGGAATCTGTTGGTTTTTTTTCATGCCGGTATGCTATTTGATTTGCATCATGACTGTGTTCTTGACGCCGCTGGCAATGTTGATTCACGTTTGTTGCATCGTTGGTGCATCACAGGGTGACCCTAAGGTTGCTTGA
- a CDS encoding ATP-dependent Clp protease proteolytic subunit — protein MAWCDKSQPLTIRIDSHGGVVATATSIHDAIAAWPSKTIGIVESNAYSAGSYILMACDVRQATPHALLMVHEPNIDGGAASDSEREVLSRMRQTLLTAYARRVRGGTAKAEQLLSTDSWMTADEAKQLGLIDRITR, from the coding sequence TTGGCCTGGTGTGACAAGTCGCAACCGTTGACGATCAGAATTGATTCTCATGGTGGCGTCGTTGCAACAGCGACAAGCATCCACGACGCGATTGCAGCATGGCCTAGCAAAACGATCGGCATCGTAGAGAGCAACGCGTATAGCGCTGGCTCTTATATCCTCATGGCATGCGACGTACGCCAAGCCACGCCCCATGCTTTACTGATGGTGCACGAGCCAAACATTGACGGAGGCGCGGCCAGTGACAGCGAGCGTGAGGTATTGTCACGCATGCGGCAGACGTTGCTCACAGCTTACGCCCGCAGAGTACGCGGCGGCACGGCCAAGGCTGAGCAACTGTTGTCCACTGATAGTTGGATGACCGCAGACGAAGCCAAGCAGCTAGGGCTAATCGATCGCATCACACGTTAA